The following DNA comes from Lentibacillus sp. Marseille-P4043.
CCAGCACAAGGAATTGTTGATGAATTATCCGCAATTGTCGGTAGATACATGCCAGATTTCCCTATAGATGAAGATCAACCTGTAGAACCAGATCAAAATAAAGAAGTTATTCCCAAAGAAGATGAGAAAAAACTAGACGATATCCAAGAAGATCAGTCGAATCATAAAAATAACGAATAAACAAATGAACCTTATCACAACAAAACAAAGGGTCTGACTCCCTTAAGGGGGTCTGACCCTTTGTTACGCTTCCTCTTCTGCTTTAACTTCATTATAATAATTTACACCAAATTGCGATCCTTCCGAAACCATTTTGGCATTCTCAAACTGCGCCAAGTCTTTGTTATCGGTTTGATCTGGTATTCCTGCATCATCAAGTGCGGACGTTGCATAATTATTTTTAAAATTACTCGCTATCGATTTGACTTTTTTTACTACTTTATCTCTATTTTCTTTGTCTTTTAGAAATAATCCCGCTGTACCTGCTCCAGCAGCGCCTAATGCCGAAATAACATACCTTTTTTTCATCAAATCGTCCTTTCTATTATGCTTTAATTATTTATTCCCTTCCTATTTTTCTGTCAAACATCAAATAATATACTTCTTTTATGCATAACAATCCTATGGTATAGTTAAATAAACAGCCTAATTTGGGGTGAAATTATGCAAGTTAAATGTGTTATATGTGATACGATAGAAGCGATAGACGATCATTCATTACAGGCAAAACGATTACGAAATCGCCGATTAAATATGTATTTATGCAAATCGTGTTATCAACGGATAGACGAAAGAACCAAAGCACGACATCAATCAGGCAAATTCCGTTTATATCGGAAAAAGAAACAAAAGAATGATCTTATTTAATAAAATAAAAAACTCCCTTATCAATTCGTTAGGGAGTTTTACTTTGCTCATTATTTGTTCTGGCTTTACGTT
Coding sequences within:
- a CDS encoding YlaI family protein, whose product is MQVKCVICDTIEAIDDHSLQAKRLRNRRLNMYLCKSCYQRIDERTKARHQSGKFRLYRKKKQKNDLI